Proteins found in one Labrenzia sp. VG12 genomic segment:
- the soxC gene encoding sulfite dehydrogenase → MSDTKGSQPQSLSRRSLLKAGLAAGAVAGSAGAAKAAGDPLITEIQDWNRYLGDGVQARPYGTPSEFEAHVVRRDVEWLTASTESSVNFTPLHELDGIITPNGLCFERHHGGIAEINPADHRLMINGLVDTPLVFTMEDLKRFPRENRVYFLECAANSGMEWRGSQLNGCQYTHGMVHCVMYTGVPLKLILEEAGIKTSAKWVMPEGADASAMTRSIPMEKALDDCLVAFKMNGEALRPEQGYPLRLVVPGWEGNMWVKWLRRIEVGDEPWHQREETSKYTDLLETGKARRFTWVMDAKSVITSPSPQAPVAHGKGPMVISGVAWSGNGRITRVDVSLDGGRNWKTARLDGPSLPKALHRFYLDIDWDGSDLLIQSRAMDENGFYQPTKNELRAARGENSIYHNNGIQTWHVKADGTVENVEVS, encoded by the coding sequence ATGAGTGATACCAAGGGTTCCCAACCCCAATCCCTCTCCCGCAGGTCTCTTCTCAAGGCCGGTCTTGCGGCCGGCGCCGTTGCCGGGTCCGCCGGAGCGGCGAAGGCCGCGGGTGATCCGCTGATTACCGAGATCCAGGACTGGAACCGCTATCTCGGTGACGGCGTTCAGGCCCGCCCCTATGGCACGCCGTCGGAATTCGAGGCTCATGTCGTGCGCCGCGATGTGGAATGGCTGACAGCCTCGACCGAGAGCTCCGTCAATTTCACCCCGTTGCATGAGCTCGACGGCATCATCACGCCCAACGGTCTCTGTTTCGAACGTCATCACGGCGGCATTGCAGAAATCAATCCGGCCGACCACCGGCTGATGATCAACGGCCTCGTCGACACGCCGCTTGTTTTCACCATGGAGGATTTGAAACGGTTCCCGCGCGAGAACCGGGTCTACTTCCTGGAATGTGCCGCCAATTCCGGCATGGAATGGCGCGGTTCCCAGCTGAACGGCTGCCAGTACACCCACGGCATGGTTCACTGCGTCATGTATACCGGCGTGCCGCTGAAGCTGATCCTGGAAGAAGCGGGCATCAAGACCAGCGCCAAGTGGGTCATGCCCGAAGGCGCCGACGCGTCGGCCATGACGCGCTCCATCCCGATGGAAAAGGCGCTTGATGACTGCCTGGTGGCCTTCAAGATGAACGGCGAGGCCCTGCGCCCCGAACAGGGCTATCCGCTGCGCCTTGTCGTGCCCGGCTGGGAAGGCAACATGTGGGTCAAGTGGCTGCGCCGCATCGAGGTTGGCGACGAGCCCTGGCACCAGCGGGAAGAGACCTCCAAATACACCGACCTCCTGGAGACCGGCAAGGCACGGCGCTTCACCTGGGTTATGGATGCCAAATCCGTCATCACCAGTCCGAGCCCGCAAGCGCCCGTCGCTCACGGCAAGGGGCCGATGGTGATTTCAGGCGTTGCCTGGTCCGGCAACGGCCGCATCACCCGCGTCGACGTGTCGCTCGACGGCGGCCGCAACTGGAAGACCGCGCGTCTTGATGGCCCGAGCCTGCCCAAGGCCCTGCATCGTTTCTATCTCGACATCGACTGGGACGGATCCGACCTTTTGATCCAGTCCCGCGCCATGGACGAGAACGGCTTTTACCAGCCGACCAAGAACGAATTGCGGGCCGCCCGCGGCGAAAACTCGATCTACCACAACAACGGCATCCAGACCTGGCATGTCAAAGCAGACGGAACGGTGGAAAATGTCGAAGTTTCTTAA
- a CDS encoding TRAP transporter large permease yields the protein MLSFVSIGLLGLLTLSIPVGIVLFLLGFGVDQFFSPFPLTRGLGSMVWSTSENAALIAIPFFVLLGEILVRTGIAARTYSALDRWVSWLPGGLVHANVATATMFSATSGSSVATAATVATVAMPQADRLGYDPKLFSGAIAAGGTLGIMIPPSINLIVYGFLTQTSIPQLFLAGLVPGILLALGFIVVTALVCMVRPQLGGARRTFPIMEMLRGLADLLPIILLFSAIIGSIYKGWATPTEAASVGVAGALGIAALFGGLNLRMIYEAILGTVKVTSMIMLVVIGASFLNFTLSAAGLSGELRGFLEGLGLNPLATLLVIVAMYIVLGFFIETLSLMVITIPIVVPIVIALGYDPIWFGILMIVLIEMALITPPVGLNLFVVQGARRGGSIAEVMLGATPYVLAMLAMVVALIAAPEIALYLPAAMR from the coding sequence ATGCTGTCCTTTGTCTCCATCGGCCTGCTCGGCCTTCTGACCCTGTCCATCCCGGTTGGAATCGTACTTTTCCTGCTCGGCTTCGGTGTCGACCAGTTCTTCAGCCCCTTTCCGCTGACGCGCGGTCTCGGGTCCATGGTCTGGTCGACCTCGGAAAACGCGGCGCTGATTGCCATTCCGTTCTTCGTGCTCTTGGGCGAAATCCTCGTGCGCACCGGGATTGCGGCCCGGACCTATTCCGCGCTGGATCGCTGGGTGTCCTGGCTGCCGGGCGGGCTGGTGCATGCCAATGTGGCAACTGCCACCATGTTCTCCGCAACGTCCGGCTCGTCCGTGGCCACGGCAGCCACGGTGGCAACGGTTGCCATGCCTCAGGCCGACCGGCTCGGTTATGATCCGAAACTCTTCTCCGGCGCCATTGCCGCCGGTGGCACGCTCGGCATCATGATCCCGCCGTCGATCAACCTGATCGTCTACGGCTTTCTCACCCAGACCTCGATCCCGCAGCTGTTCCTCGCCGGACTGGTGCCGGGGATATTGCTGGCACTCGGCTTCATCGTGGTGACGGCCCTTGTGTGCATGGTCCGGCCGCAGCTTGGCGGGGCACGGCGCACCTTTCCGATCATGGAAATGCTGCGCGGCCTGGCGGACCTGCTGCCGATCATCCTCCTCTTCAGTGCCATCATCGGCTCGATCTACAAGGGATGGGCGACCCCGACCGAAGCAGCCTCCGTCGGGGTCGCCGGGGCGCTGGGGATCGCGGCCCTGTTCGGCGGCCTCAACCTGCGCATGATCTATGAAGCCATTCTGGGCACAGTGAAGGTCACCTCGATGATCATGCTGGTGGTGATCGGCGCGTCCTTCCTCAACTTCACACTGTCCGCCGCTGGCCTGTCCGGTGAGCTGCGCGGGTTCCTGGAAGGGCTCGGGCTCAATCCGCTGGCGACGCTGCTTGTCATTGTCGCGATGTATATCGTGCTCGGCTTCTTTATCGAGACGCTGTCGCTGATGGTGATCACGATCCCGATCGTCGTGCCGATTGTCATCGCCCTTGGTTACGACCCGATCTGGTTTGGCATCCTGATGATCGTGCTGATCGAGATGGCACTGATCACACCACCGGTCGGCCTCAACCTGTTCGTGGTCCAGGGCGCGCGCCGGGGCGGATCCATCGCCGAGGTCATGCTGGGGGCAACGCCTTACGTGCTGGCCATGCTGGCCATGGTGGTCGCACTGATCGCCGCGCCCGAAATCGCGCTCTACTTGCCGGCTGCCATGCGTTAG
- a CDS encoding c-type cytochrome: MRRPGLQYPASPDAPKTFTGGFTRTVGVLVLCLSATGSAFAQEGDPKRGEQVYKACKACHQVGAGARNGVGPHLDGLFERTAGAIEGFKYSSAMKKLGAEGLVWNEFTLDQYLEKPRAYVPGTRMSYLGMGDSRDRTDVIAYLKALSQEAPAEDPTKANGDRPEIGSVAMQLEGDPEYGEYLSSECVTCHQISGRADGIPSIIGWPKEPFIRALFDYKTNVRSHQVMQNMTVNLGNEEIAALAAYFGSLDPQ; this comes from the coding sequence ATGAGACGTCCCGGATTGCAGTATCCGGCTTCGCCGGACGCGCCCAAGACTTTCACTGGAGGGTTTACGCGGACGGTCGGCGTTCTGGTTTTATGCCTGTCGGCGACTGGATCTGCCTTTGCCCAGGAAGGTGATCCAAAGCGCGGCGAGCAGGTCTACAAGGCCTGCAAGGCGTGCCACCAGGTCGGGGCCGGTGCACGCAATGGTGTCGGGCCGCATCTGGACGGCCTGTTCGAGCGCACGGCAGGCGCCATTGAGGGTTTCAAATATTCAAGCGCCATGAAGAAACTCGGCGCGGAAGGTCTCGTCTGGAACGAATTCACGCTGGATCAGTATCTGGAAAAACCGCGCGCCTACGTGCCCGGCACGCGCATGTCCTATCTGGGCATGGGCGATAGCCGCGACCGCACGGATGTGATCGCCTATCTGAAGGCCCTGTCGCAGGAAGCACCGGCGGAGGACCCGACGAAGGCAAACGGTGACCGGCCGGAAATCGGCTCGGTTGCGATGCAACTTGAAGGCGATCCGGAATATGGCGAATATCTCTCCAGCGAATGTGTCACCTGCCACCAGATCTCCGGCCGTGCCGACGGCATTCCGTCGATCATCGGCTGGCCCAAGGAGCCCTTCATCCGGGCGCTGTTCGATTACAAGACCAATGTCCGGTCACATCAGGTCATGCAGAACATGACCGTCAATCTCGGCAACGAGGAAATCGCAGCACTTGCGGCTTACTTCGGCTCTCTCGATCCGCAATGA
- a CDS encoding TRAP transporter small permease subunit, translating into MAELLLSILARINRAIAIAVGVVFLTCAGLVLIDIVLRQLGASIGGTDEISGYVMAIGTAWGMAYGLTELSHIRIDFLRRSVGLPKWRAVLDLLSIFTLASTISVVALKCWPVVETTLRNNSTANTPLETPLMLVQLPWFAGWVWFATAAWLTFVAALALIVKGEFTKSEQAIGAFPEGEVA; encoded by the coding sequence GTGGCGGAGTTGCTCTTATCAATCCTGGCGCGGATCAACCGGGCAATCGCGATTGCCGTCGGTGTGGTGTTTCTCACCTGCGCAGGGCTTGTTCTCATTGATATCGTGCTCCGTCAGCTCGGCGCATCCATCGGCGGAACCGACGAGATTTCCGGATATGTGATGGCGATCGGCACAGCCTGGGGCATGGCCTACGGCCTGACGGAACTGTCCCATATCCGGATCGATTTCCTGCGCCGCTCGGTCGGTCTGCCGAAATGGCGGGCGGTGCTGGACCTTCTGTCGATATTTACACTCGCGAGCACGATCTCCGTAGTCGCACTGAAATGCTGGCCGGTGGTGGAAACCACCTTGCGCAACAATTCCACGGCAAACACACCCCTGGAAACCCCGCTGATGCTGGTGCAACTGCCCTGGTTTGCCGGTTGGGTGTGGTTTGCGACTGCGGCCTGGCTCACCTTTGTTGCCGCGCTGGCCCTGATCGTGAAAGGCGAATTCACCAAGTCCGAACAGGCCATTGGTGCATTTCCGGAAGGGGAGGTAGCCTGA
- a CDS encoding DsrE family protein, translated as MRLIARAVIAFSALTMVTLTALAEDKVHKLALQITDNDPQKMNTVLNVAANVARHYTDMGEEVDIKVVAFNQGLHMFRADTSPVSKRMTSFVQSMPNVSFEACNNTLQTMVKKTGKDIQLLEGVEIVPAGAVALMELDIDGYTILRP; from the coding sequence ATGAGACTGATTGCAAGAGCGGTGATCGCTTTCTCCGCGCTGACCATGGTGACCTTAACCGCATTGGCGGAAGACAAGGTTCACAAGCTCGCCCTGCAGATCACAGACAACGATCCGCAGAAGATGAACACCGTTCTGAACGTCGCCGCAAATGTCGCACGCCACTACACAGACATGGGTGAGGAAGTCGACATCAAGGTTGTTGCTTTCAACCAGGGACTCCACATGTTTCGCGCCGACACTTCTCCTGTCTCAAAACGCATGACCTCCTTTGTGCAGAGCATGCCAAACGTCTCCTTTGAAGCCTGTAACAACACACTGCAGACGATGGTGAAAAAAACCGGCAAAGACATTCAGTTGCTGGAAGGTGTCGAAATTGTTCCTGCTGGAGCCGTTGCCCTGATGGAACTGGACATCGACGGATATACCATTCTGAGACCATAG
- the soxB gene encoding thiosulfohydrolase SoxB: protein MFSRREFLMAATATSALLGSGMAGSWSRLMAQQTLTEDQLLAMEPAGQLTLIHITDIHAQLKPLYFREPSINLGIGDVTGKPPHVTGADFLKLYDIQPGTPDAYALTSEDFVSLARSYGRMGGMDRVATVIKRIRAERGADNCLLLDGGDTWQGSYTSNKTLGQDMVTVMNALEPDAMTGHWEFTYGTDRVNELIEELPFAFLGSNIYDNEWDEPAFEAWKMFERGGSRVAVIGQAFPYTPIANPRWMIPGWSFGIREEDIATHVEEARGEGADVVVLLSHNGFDVDRKLASRVDGIDVILTGHTHDALPEPVIVNDTLVIASGSNGKFVSRVDLDVQDGKVSGYAYRLIPIFSEVITPDADMTGLIDEVRAPYEADLARVLGRTESLLYRRGNFNGTFDDLICQALLSERDAQIALSPGFRWGTSLLPGQDITFEDLHNACAMTYPAAYRSTMSGQMLKDILEDVGDNLFNKDPYYQQGGDMVRVGGMGYTIDPNADIGSRISGMTLLATGETIDPAKDYVVTGWASVNEETEGPPIDEVVESYILKNPVVKLPDNQSVKLAG from the coding sequence ATGTTCTCAAGACGTGAGTTCCTGATGGCGGCAACCGCGACAAGCGCCCTTTTGGGCTCCGGCATGGCCGGGTCCTGGTCGCGGCTGATGGCGCAGCAGACGCTGACCGAAGACCAGCTGCTGGCAATGGAACCGGCGGGCCAGCTGACGCTGATCCACATCACCGACATCCACGCCCAGTTGAAGCCGCTCTATTTCCGCGAGCCCTCCATCAATCTCGGCATCGGCGACGTCACCGGCAAACCGCCGCATGTGACAGGTGCTGATTTCCTGAAACTCTACGACATCCAGCCCGGCACGCCCGACGCCTACGCCCTGACCTCTGAAGACTTCGTGTCGCTGGCCAGGTCCTACGGCAGGATGGGCGGCATGGACCGCGTCGCCACCGTGATCAAACGCATCCGGGCCGAGCGCGGCGCAGACAATTGCCTCCTTCTCGATGGCGGCGACACCTGGCAGGGCAGCTATACCTCCAACAAGACGCTTGGCCAGGACATGGTCACGGTGATGAACGCCCTCGAACCGGACGCCATGACCGGGCACTGGGAATTCACCTATGGCACCGATCGGGTCAACGAGTTGATCGAAGAGCTGCCCTTCGCCTTTCTGGGTTCCAACATCTATGACAATGAATGGGACGAACCGGCCTTCGAAGCCTGGAAGATGTTCGAGCGCGGCGGTTCCAGGGTCGCGGTGATCGGCCAGGCCTTCCCCTATACGCCTATTGCCAATCCGCGCTGGATGATCCCCGGCTGGTCCTTCGGCATCCGCGAGGAAGACATCGCCACCCATGTCGAGGAAGCCCGCGGCGAAGGCGCCGACGTGGTGGTGCTGCTCTCCCATAACGGCTTCGACGTCGACCGCAAGCTGGCTTCCCGCGTCGACGGCATTGACGTCATCCTGACCGGCCACACCCATGACGCCCTGCCCGAACCGGTGATCGTCAACGACACGCTGGTGATAGCCTCCGGCTCCAACGGCAAGTTCGTCTCGCGTGTGGATCTGGATGTGCAGGACGGCAAGGTCTCAGGCTATGCCTACCGCCTGATCCCGATCTTCTCCGAAGTCATCACGCCGGACGCCGACATGACCGGGCTGATCGACGAGGTGCGCGCGCCCTATGAGGCCGATCTTGCCCGCGTGCTCGGCAGGACCGAGAGCCTTCTCTACCGGCGTGGCAATTTCAACGGCACGTTCGACGACCTGATCTGCCAGGCGCTGCTTTCAGAGCGCGACGCCCAGATCGCGCTGTCTCCGGGTTTCAGATGGGGCACCTCGCTGCTGCCGGGCCAGGACATCACGTTCGAGGACCTGCACAACGCCTGCGCGATGACCTACCCGGCCGCCTATCGCTCCACCATGAGCGGCCAGATGCTGAAGGACATCCTGGAAGATGTCGGCGACAACCTCTTCAACAAGGACCCCTATTACCAGCAGGGCGGCGACATGGTGCGCGTCGGCGGCATGGGCTACACGATCGACCCCAATGCCGATATCGGCTCCCGCATTTCCGGCATGACGCTGCTGGCAACGGGCGAGACCATTGACCCCGCAAAAGACTATGTCGTCACCGGCTGGGCCTCGGTCAATGAAGAAACAGAAGGCCCGCCCATCGACGAAGTCGTCGAGAGCTACATCCTGAAAAACCCAGTTGTGAAGCTGCCGGACAACCAGTCCGTCAAGCTGGCCGGCTGA
- a CDS encoding FkbM family methyltransferase: MLAKFGRRIAYKIRRKLGLKAIVLNGIKLTTDPQEVPLGVRKQLLQKQYEDQEFVLVREALSPDDKVLEAGAGIGFIGIACARICGQDSILSYEPNPAMKPVIEKNYALNGMQANLRSKVLSTTTGEVEFFFSEGVLSSSLVDRKHGGATRVQSDAIADVVEAYGPTALVIDVEGAEIDLLRGCDLGGIGKIIIEMHPHIVGEDKIEDLLAYLAGKGFSVRNRLGKSYYLAK; this comes from the coding sequence ATGCTCGCGAAATTCGGACGGCGGATTGCCTACAAGATCAGGCGCAAACTTGGCCTCAAGGCGATCGTCCTCAATGGCATCAAGCTGACCACCGACCCACAGGAGGTGCCGCTCGGTGTGCGCAAGCAGCTGCTGCAGAAACAATATGAAGACCAGGAATTTGTGCTGGTGCGCGAGGCGCTCTCGCCCGATGACAAGGTGTTGGAGGCCGGTGCCGGTATCGGTTTCATCGGCATTGCCTGTGCCAGGATCTGTGGCCAGGACAGCATCCTGTCCTATGAGCCCAATCCGGCGATGAAGCCGGTGATCGAAAAGAATTATGCCTTGAACGGCATGCAGGCCAATCTGAGAAGCAAGGTGCTGTCGACAACGACTGGCGAAGTCGAATTCTTCTTTTCCGAAGGCGTCCTGTCCTCCTCCCTGGTCGACCGCAAGCATGGCGGCGCCACCAGGGTCCAGTCGGATGCCATTGCCGATGTGGTCGAAGCCTACGGCCCGACGGCGCTGGTCATCGATGTGGAAGGGGCCGAGATCGATCTGCTGCGCGGTTGCGATCTTGGCGGCATCGGAAAGATCATCATCGAGATGCACCCGCACATCGTTGGCGAGGACAAGATCGAGGATCTGCTTGCCTATCTTGCCGGCAAGGGGTTCTCCGTCAGGAACCGGCTTGGCAAAAGCTACTATCTCGCAAAGTAA
- a CDS encoding NAD(P)/FAD-dependent oxidoreductase — MPNLSRRGFGLLLGAGATTLAMPYYARAQGKPRAVVIGGGAGGATAARYMAKDAGDDMDVTLIEANPLYTTCFFSNLYLGGYRDFDSITHGYDKLASNYGISIVNGMADAVDRDAKVVVMADGSKVPYDRLLVAPGIDLIYDSVPGYSEEAAEIMPHSWKAGPQTQLLKAKLDAIENGQQIVMVAPPNPYRCPPGPYERVSMMAHILKEKGFNDSKIVILDPKPKFSKQALFTEGWEKHYPGMIEWYGPDVHGGIKSVNPSTGEVETDFDTFKGDLVNVIPAQKAGMIAAKAGLANDSGFCPIDPKSMRSKADENIFVIGDASIAGDMPKSGFSANSQAKVAAMAIRGDLTGSKVFPAKYSNTCWSLIETNDGVKVGAQYAPNEEKIASTSKFISQTGEDAALRQATYEESVGWYNGITADIFGA; from the coding sequence ATGCCAAATCTGTCACGTCGCGGCTTCGGACTGCTGCTCGGCGCCGGTGCCACCACCCTGGCAATGCCCTATTACGCCCGCGCGCAGGGCAAGCCGCGCGCGGTTGTCATAGGTGGCGGGGCCGGCGGGGCCACGGCCGCCCGTTACATGGCCAAGGATGCCGGCGACGACATGGATGTCACGCTGATCGAGGCGAACCCGCTCTACACCACCTGTTTTTTCTCCAATCTCTATCTCGGTGGCTACCGGGATTTCGATTCCATCACGCATGGCTATGACAAGCTGGCCTCGAACTATGGCATCTCCATCGTCAATGGCATGGCCGACGCGGTCGACCGCGACGCCAAGGTCGTAGTGATGGCCGACGGCTCGAAAGTGCCCTACGACCGTCTGCTCGTCGCGCCCGGCATTGATCTGATCTATGACAGCGTCCCCGGTTATTCCGAAGAAGCTGCGGAAATCATGCCTCATTCCTGGAAGGCCGGCCCGCAGACCCAGCTGCTCAAAGCCAAGCTGGATGCCATCGAAAACGGCCAGCAGATCGTGATGGTGGCACCGCCGAACCCCTATCGCTGCCCGCCGGGACCTTACGAGCGCGTCTCCATGATGGCCCATATCCTGAAGGAAAAAGGCTTCAACGACTCCAAGATCGTCATCCTGGATCCGAAACCGAAATTCTCCAAACAGGCGCTCTTCACCGAAGGCTGGGAAAAACACTATCCGGGCATGATCGAATGGTATGGCCCGGACGTGCATGGCGGCATCAAGAGCGTCAATCCGTCGACCGGCGAAGTCGAGACGGATTTCGACACGTTCAAGGGCGATCTGGTCAATGTCATTCCGGCACAGAAGGCAGGCATGATCGCGGCCAAGGCAGGCCTTGCGAATGACAGCGGGTTCTGCCCGATCGACCCGAAATCGATGCGCTCCAAGGCCGACGAGAACATCTTCGTCATCGGCGATGCCTCGATTGCCGGTGACATGCCGAAATCCGGCTTCTCCGCCAACAGCCAGGCCAAGGTTGCGGCCATGGCGATCCGCGGCGACCTGACCGGATCAAAGGTGTTCCCGGCGAAATACTCCAATACCTGCTGGAGCCTGATAGAGACCAATGACGGCGTGAAAGTCGGTGCCCAATATGCACCGAACGAGGAAAAGATCGCCTCGACGTCGAAATTCATCTCCCAGACCGGCGAGGACGCCGCGCTGCGCCAGGCGACCTATGAGGAATCTGTCGGCTGGTACAACGGCATCACCGCCGATATTTTCGGCGCCTGA
- the soxA gene encoding sulfur oxidation c-type cytochrome SoxA codes for MKSIATLASAILMGTVAAMAGGPVDDKLVIDGEMEIKTRVAPPEGHPLDEIISGWHYRTEETRALEADSFQNPGMLYVERGEEIWNTVDGDAGKSCASCHEDASEFLKGLGASYPKWNAEAGKPFNIELQINQCREQNMQAKPYKFDAADQKALTTYIKHQSLGMPVEVDLTKGEMQAWWDKGKDLYYTRTGQLNLACATCHEDYNGNYIRADHLSQGNVNGFPTYRLKQSAMVSLHNRFRGCIRDTRAEFPAAFSDDLMALEVYVTWRGSGLGVETPAVRQ; via the coding sequence ATGAAAAGCATCGCCACCCTGGCTTCAGCGATCCTGATGGGGACTGTCGCCGCCATGGCCGGTGGACCGGTTGATGACAAGCTCGTGATCGACGGGGAAATGGAAATCAAGACGCGGGTTGCTCCGCCAGAAGGGCACCCTTTGGACGAAATCATTTCCGGTTGGCACTACCGGACCGAGGAAACTCGGGCCCTGGAGGCAGACAGTTTCCAGAACCCCGGCATGCTCTACGTGGAGCGCGGTGAGGAAATCTGGAACACCGTCGACGGGGACGCGGGAAAATCCTGCGCCTCCTGCCACGAGGATGCTTCCGAGTTCCTGAAGGGCCTCGGCGCAAGTTATCCGAAATGGAACGCGGAAGCCGGCAAACCGTTCAACATCGAGCTGCAGATCAACCAGTGCCGCGAACAGAACATGCAGGCGAAACCCTACAAGTTCGACGCGGCCGATCAGAAGGCACTCACCACCTATATCAAGCATCAGTCGCTTGGCATGCCGGTGGAAGTCGACCTCACCAAGGGCGAGATGCAGGCCTGGTGGGACAAGGGCAAGGACCTTTACTACACCCGGACTGGCCAGCTGAACCTTGCCTGCGCCACTTGCCACGAGGACTATAACGGCAACTATATCCGCGCGGATCACCTCAGCCAGGGGAATGTCAACGGCTTCCCGACTTACCGGCTGAAACAGTCCGCCATGGTGTCGCTGCACAATCGCTTCCGTGGCTGCATCCGGGACACGCGCGCCGAGTTTCCGGCCGCATTCTCCGACGACCTGATGGCGCTGGAAGTCTATGTGACCTGGCGCGGCTCAGGGCTTGGCGTCGAAACGCCGGCAGTGCGCCAATAG
- a CDS encoding c-type cytochrome — protein sequence MSKFLKALCLGTALAALPGLALAGDAEKGKKVFKKCAACHAVGDGAKNKVGPQLNELFGRTAGGLEGYKYSKAMVKAGEDGLVWDATTTATYLEKPKAMIKGTKMAFAGLRKQEDLDNVIAYLATFSSAAPSGEEQSSAAPPAEEDTRTAAAAPAATPVSTTRDGGVLGLGRKATADEIAAWDIDIRPDGQGLPVGSGTVAEGEPLYTDNCAVCHGDFGEGVGRWPVLAGGHDTLTEERPEKTIGSYWPYLSTVYDYVRRAMPYGNARSLSDDDVYAITAYLLYLNDIVDDEEFELSNENFLEMRLPNEENFIADDRPEEVHYARQGEPCMSDCKPAADITMRARILDVTPGSVDDDAAAGVGGVD from the coding sequence ATGTCGAAGTTTCTTAAAGCACTGTGCCTTGGTACCGCGCTGGCCGCTCTTCCCGGCCTGGCCCTCGCGGGCGATGCTGAAAAAGGCAAGAAGGTCTTCAAGAAATGCGCCGCCTGCCACGCGGTTGGAGACGGCGCGAAGAACAAGGTTGGCCCGCAATTGAACGAACTGTTCGGCCGGACAGCCGGCGGGCTTGAGGGCTACAAATATTCCAAGGCCATGGTCAAGGCCGGAGAGGACGGCCTGGTCTGGGACGCAACCACGACGGCCACCTATCTGGAAAAGCCCAAGGCCATGATCAAGGGCACCAAGATGGCCTTTGCCGGTCTGAGGAAACAGGAAGACCTGGACAATGTGATCGCCTATCTGGCGACCTTCTCCAGCGCCGCCCCTTCTGGTGAAGAGCAAAGCTCTGCCGCACCGCCCGCTGAAGAAGACACCCGGACGGCCGCCGCAGCACCAGCGGCAACCCCTGTTTCCACGACCCGGGACGGAGGTGTCCTTGGCCTCGGCCGAAAGGCCACGGCCGACGAGATCGCCGCCTGGGACATCGACATCCGCCCGGATGGTCAGGGCCTGCCGGTCGGCTCAGGTACAGTAGCGGAAGGCGAACCGCTTTATACGGACAATTGCGCCGTCTGCCATGGCGACTTCGGCGAAGGGGTCGGTCGCTGGCCGGTTCTCGCAGGCGGTCACGATACGCTCACCGAGGAACGTCCGGAGAAGACGATCGGCTCCTACTGGCCTTATCTGTCGACGGTCTATGACTACGTCCGAAGAGCCATGCCGTATGGCAATGCACGCTCGCTCTCCGACGACGATGTCTATGCCATCACCGCCTATCTGCTTTATCTGAACGACATTGTCGATGACGAGGAGTTCGAGCTTTCCAACGAGAACTTCCTGGAAATGCGGCTGCCGAACGAGGAGAACTTCATCGCTGACGATCGTCCAGAGGAAGTGCATTATGCCAGGCAGGGGGAACCTTGCATGAGCGACTGCAAACCGGCCGCCGACATCACCATGCGAGCACGCATCCTGGATGTTACGCCGGGATCGGTTGATGACGATGCTGCGGCAGGTGTCGGAGGCGTCGACTGA